Part of the Phenylobacterium soli genome, CCCGCTGATGCGCGAGAACGGCGGCGGCAGCGTCATCAACATGAGCTCGGTGGCCGGCCTGAAGGGCGCGCCGAACCTCGCCGGCTACTGCGCCACCAAGGGCGCGGTGCGGCTGTTCACCAAGGCCGTGGCCATGGAATGCGCGGCGGACCACGTGCGGGTGAACTCGGTCCACCCGGGCATCATCGAGACGCCGATCTGGGTGACGGTGATCCCGCAGGGCGGCCCGCCCGGGACCAACGCGCCGCCGGACCTCGACGCCATGAGCCAGATGGCCGTGCCGCTGGGCACGAAGGGCTATCCGGAGGACATCGCCAACGGCGTGCTGTGGCTGGCCTCCGAAGAGAGCCGCTATGTCACGGGGGCCGAGCTGGTGATCGACGGGGGCCTCTCGGTCCGCTAGGAGCGGCCTTCTTCGTTTGCCTAGCGCGCGGAAGGCGCGCTAAGCGGGCTCATGACCGCAACGCTGCACGTGATCTTCGGCCCTTCGGGCGCCGGCAAGACGACCTACGCCAACGCCTTCGCCCGCCGCGAACGGGCGGTGGTGTTCATCCTCGACGAATGGATGGCCCGGCTGTTCGGCCCGGACATCCCCAACCCGATCGAGTTCGAGTGGATGATGGAGCGGGTGCAGCGCTGCGAGGCGCAGATCTGGTCGGTGGCCGCGGGCGTGCTGGCCACCGGCACCTCGGTGATCATGGACATCGGCCTGATGCGCCGCGCCGACCGGGCGCGGGTGAAGGAGATCGCCGAGGGCGCCGAGCTGCCGCTGCAGTTCCACTACGTGGACGCCCCGGTGGAGACCCGCCGGGCGCGGGTGGCCGAGCGCAACACCGTGCGCGGCGAGAACTTCGCCATCGAGGTGACGCCGGAGATGTTCGAGTTCGTGGAGGGGATCTTCGAGCTGCCCTCGCCCGCCGAGCTGGACGGCGCGATCGTCAGCATCAGCGAGTAGCGGCGGAAAGCTCCGTCTTGACCGCCTCGAGGACCGGGCGCCAGTCACCCGGCGTCTGCTGGCGGAAGAGCCGCACCGTCGGATACCAGGGCGTCGTTTCGCCCGCCCAGCCCCAGCGCCAGTCGGGATCGTGCGAGAGCAGCACCCAGGTGGGCTTGCCGAGCGCGCCGGCGAGGTGGGCGACCGCGGTGTCGACGGTGACCACCCGCTGAAGGCCGATGACGATCCGGGCGGTCTGGCCGAAATCGGCGGCCCCGGTGTCCGCCTGGTCGAGGCTGACGGCGCCCGGCAGGGCGAGGAGCTCGGCGGCGAGCTCGGGCGGCAGCGAGCGCTGGGCGTCCTTGGCGTAGGCCGGATTGCCGCGACTGGCGACGCCGATCCCAACACCCGTCCCTTGTGTCGGGAAGTAGCTCTGCGGGGCGTGGACGCCGAGCCAACGCGGCAGGGAGCCGGCCATGACCCAGGCGTCGCAGCGCGGCAGGGCGAGCCCCTCGCGCCCGACCAGAACCTCGACCGCCAGGGTCTCGAACAACGGCGCGAGCGCCGGCGGCGCGACCATCACCACCTTGACGCCGCGGTCGCGCAGCAGGGCGGCGTAGCGGGCGAACATGATCTGGTCGCCGAACCCCTGTTCGGGCCAGATGAGCAGGGAGGCGACCGGCTGGCCCTGCCATTCCGGCGTCCGGAAGTCGGGCTTGCGGATCCCGAGGGCGGGAACCTCGGTGCGCGCCTCGTAGTAGGGCCAGGCCTCGGCGAAGGCGCCGCGGGCGAGGAGCTGGTAGGCGAGCGCGAAGCGGACCTGGGCCTCGTCCGGCTGGCGCGAGAGGATCTCACGGAGCACGGCTTCCGTGGCCGCCGGACGCACGGCCTGGCGAAGCTGGGCGGCCAGACGGTAGAGGTCCGGCAGGGGCAGGGTCTTGAGGTCCGTGGGCGCGCTCATGAGGCGAGC contains:
- a CDS encoding glycosyltransferase family protein, producing MSAPTDLKTLPLPDLYRLAAQLRQAVRPAATEAVLREILSRQPDEAQVRFALAYQLLARGAFAEAWPYYEARTEVPALGIRKPDFRTPEWQGQPVASLLIWPEQGFGDQIMFARYAALLRDRGVKVVMVAPPALAPLFETLAVEVLVGREGLALPRCDAWVMAGSLPRWLGVHAPQSYFPTQGTGVGIGVASRGNPAYAKDAQRSLPPELAAELLALPGAVSLDQADTGAADFGQTARIVIGLQRVVTVDTAVAHLAGALGKPTWVLLSHDPDWRWGWAGETTPWYPTVRLFRQQTPGDWRPVLEAVKTELSAATR
- a CDS encoding AAA family ATPase; translation: MTATLHVIFGPSGAGKTTYANAFARRERAVVFILDEWMARLFGPDIPNPIEFEWMMERVQRCEAQIWSVAAGVLATGTSVIMDIGLMRRADRARVKEIAEGAELPLQFHYVDAPVETRRARVAERNTVRGENFAIEVTPEMFEFVEGIFELPSPAELDGAIVSISE
- a CDS encoding SDR family NAD(P)-dependent oxidoreductase; this translates as MAGRVQGKVALVTGGASGIGRGCAERLAQEGAVVVVTDVQDHKGAETVEAIAKAGGKASYLHHDVTSEQAWIEVIAKVKAEHGRLDILVNNAGIGLGGSVFEMSLADFQRQQAVNVDGVFLGCKHSIPLMRENGGGSVINMSSVAGLKGAPNLAGYCATKGAVRLFTKAVAMECAADHVRVNSVHPGIIETPIWVTVIPQGGPPGTNAPPDLDAMSQMAVPLGTKGYPEDIANGVLWLASEESRYVTGAELVIDGGLSVR